One window of the Doryrhamphus excisus isolate RoL2022-K1 chromosome 10, RoL_Dexc_1.0, whole genome shotgun sequence genome contains the following:
- the si:dkeyp-100a1.6 gene encoding probable G-protein coupled receptor 160, giving the protein MHLDTLPGGLQKETSTMLAVLEQWGDDTGCHRDNMEFFILLMLSKFGLDVCALGLYNRARLFTSLLGMFSLTIVLADLVMAFFMVTVWLLATESISACFLMAFSSATYGTLPLPMVCLCLLDYCLGDTWKTSYKALTNMAVTLLMWTFAGVYSYSTVNVELIELRYAAGKKVLLCEVQVTTVITFFLLGLFGLMICSMLPFCSRIPLWMCEARRLHKARENQENQWSDLLTSTNRSKLTMSEETNYLGKTTTPRPPLWFSLMLGFGTYWMPYLVINAACLVLGFWVPAYIAVNLLWLECTDSVIVAVMFWAKSSTQGPYARVPPNVCSWEVYWHLSNGTNNNDTMIYKPSHV; this is encoded by the coding sequence ATGCATCTAGACACACTGCCTGGGGGGCTCCAAAAGGAGACGTCCACAATGCTGGCTGTGCTAGAGCAATGGGGGGACGACACTGGCTGCCATCGAGACAACATGGAGTTTTTCATATTACTTATGCTCTCCAAGTTTGGATTGGATGTCTGTGCGTTGGGCTTGTATAACCGTGCTCGACTGTTCACCTCCTTGCTGGGCATGTTCAGTCTGACCATCGTCCTCGCTGATCTGGTGATGGCGTTTTTTATGGTCACCGTGTGGTTACTTGCCACTGAAAGTATCTCGGCTTGCTTCCTCATGGCTTTTTCATCGGCCACGTATGGAACACTGCCTCTGCCTATGGTGTGCCTGTGTTTATTAGACTATTGTTTAGGAGACACCTGGAAAACCTCCTACAAGGCCCTCACGAACATGGCAGTCACACTTCTCATGTGGACATTTGCAGGCGTATACTCCTACAGTACTGTGAACGTGGAGCTCATAGAGCTGAGGTACGCCGCAGGTAAAAAGGTTCTCCTTTGTGAGGTTCAGGTCACCACAGTGATTACCTTCTTTCTTTTGGGTCTCTTTGGCTTGATGATTTGTTCAATGCTGCCCTTCTGCTCACGGATTCCACTGTGGATGTGTGAAGCCCGGAGGTTGCACAAAGCAAGGGAGAATCAAGAGAACCAGTGGAGCGACCTGCTCACATCAACCAACCGCTCAAAGTTGACAATGTCAGAGGAGACCAACTACCTTGGAAAGACTACCACACCACGACCTCCACTATGGTTCAGTCTAATGTTGGGCTTTGGTACATACTGGATGCCTTATCTTGTTATAAATGCAGCCTGCCTAGTTCTTGGTTTCTGGGTACCCGCCTACATCGCAGTGAACCTACTGTGGTTGGAGTGCACCGACAGTGTCATTGTAGCTGTGATGTTCTGGGCAAAGAGCTCAACACAAGGGCCTTATGCAAGAGTACCACCAAATGTGTGCTCATGGGAAGTGTACTGGCATTTGAGCAACGGCACGAACAACAATGACACAATGATATACAAACCCTCACATGTTTAA